The following DNA comes from Leptolyngbyaceae cyanobacterium.
GATTCGGAACGTGCGGCAGTAATTGACTTGTTTATTGATATCTGGGAGCAAGCAAAACAGGAGCCAGAGTTTGCGGATATCAAAAAGTTTAGCCGCGATTTAGATTTACGAGAACTTTTGAATTTAGAGTTGGAAGAAGATACAACGACGCTGACTCTTGACTCAACTGCAAAGCTGACATTAGAAGTAGAAGATGAGCTACAAGTTGCTAAATCTTTGTTGCAATCTACTGGTAAGGATGAGGAGATTTCTGAGAGTTCGTTTATCTTGACATCGGAATATTTCCCAGTGACAAAGCGGCAGATGAAGCAGTGCTGGCGTTTTCTGCGTCGTCCGATTCGGGAAGGGCCACCAGTGGAATTGGATGTGGAAGCGACGGTGAAGCGCGTAGGACGGGAGGGGATAATGGTGTCGCCTGTGTTGGTGCCGCGTCGGGTGAATCGGACGGAGTTGCTGTTATTGATTGATTATGGGGGGTCGATGGTGCCGTTTCATGCGCTGTCGCGACGGTTGGCGGAAACGGCGGTGCGAGGGGGACGGTTGGGGAAGACGGATATTTACTATTTTCACAATTGTCCGGTGGAGTATGTTTATCCTGCACCTCATAGTCCGGTGGCTAAAAGGATTGGCGATATGGTAGAGGGGATGAGAAGTGACCGTGCGGCGATGTTGATTTTTAGTGATGGGGGTGCGGCGCGGGGTGGCTGGAGTCAGGAACGCATAGAATTAACGAAAGAGTTTTTGGAGGAGGTGAGAAGGAAGGTGCGTTATGTTGCTTGGCTGAATCCGATGTCACGTCAGCGTTGGCGGGGGACAAGTGCTGAAGAGGTGGAAAAGTTGGTGCCGATGTTTGAAATGACGCGGCGAGGGTTGCAAGCTGGGATTAATTTGTTGAGGGGACGTGCTGCAAGGCAGGAATTTTAAATGGAATATGAAGAGGATGTTAAACAGGAATACAGGGATGGAATAACAAGGATAATGAAAGTCAAATACTATGTGATGTTATTGAGTTAAATTAGTGTTTCATGGATGAAGAACGCCTGCAATCTTATCTGAATCTTATTAATCAGTTGTTGACTTGTGAAAATGGTCAAGAGCCGGATATTTTGCGGCGAAATCAAGCGTTAATTGATGCTGGTTTAGTGCAGGCGATGGAACGGGTGGCGGGGGTACTGACTCAGCGGGGTGATTCTCAGCAAGCTGAATGGTTAAGGCAGTTGGCGAATCAGTTAGAGTTGGGGTTAGCAAGTCCGCCACGACTAGAAAAAACAGAGGATAGACTGGTTTACCGACAGGTGAGGTCTTTTGAGGAGCGTTTTGGTAAACCGCACCTTTATTTGGCGTATCATGCAGCTTTTCCTTTGGCGTTGACTCCCGATTTATTATATAAAATTTGGGCGAATTTTCAGCGAGATATTGAAGATAAATTGTTGAATATTCCTTGGGAAGCTGTAGCGGATGTGTTGCTTTCTGGTTTCTGTAAGGAAGTGGGGGGAGAGGAACTTTATGAGATGGATTTGGCAGTGCGAAATGTGCTGCTAAATGAGTTGAAGGCTAATCCTCGTTTTGGGGAAGAAAGGCTTAAGAATTTGTCTGAGTTTGTATTGGAATATATACAAGAGCAGATTCATAGTGATGACTCAAATATTAGGGATTTTGCTCAGGTGCAAAAGTGGACGGCGTTAGCTTATACGAAGCCGGATAAAGCGGCGCGGGAGTTAGCATTAGCGTTGCGTGAAAAGCTGCAAGAGCAGAATAAGGCAGAGTTGGTGAGAATGGCATCTGTGGTGGAAACTTTGGCAGAGCCATTGGTGGGATTTGAGCCTTTATTGGTTTATTCGCGTGGGATGGGTAAGTTAGCGCGGGGGGATAAGGAGGAGGCTTTTGTTAAATTTAGGGAGTTAGGTGAATTGGGGGATTGGGTAAGGGTTAAAGGAGTTAGTTTGCCTGTTCCTAGTGATAGTTCTGTTGATAAAAATGATGTTATTGAAGATTTGATATTTCGTTTAGAGTGGAGTGCGATTAATACACAAAATAAACAAGCTTATATCAATTTGATTCAATTATTAATAAATTGTCCCAATGGAGAAGAAGTAAATATATTAACTAATTACCCAAACTTAGTTGATAGGGCTTTAGTGGAAACTATAGAACAGCTAGCCTCTGTTATAGCAAAACAAGGTGAGCAAAATCTAGCAAACTTTTTAATTGATATGGCTGGCAAGTTAGCTAATGTTTTAGATGAAGTAGTTATAAGAAAACACCAGGTAACTGTAAGTAAAGCTAGTTTGGAAAATTCACTGGAGCTACTTGCTGAAAATGCTGAACAATGGTTTAACCGAGGCATTAATGAATATGAGGCTGGCAATTTGAATGACGCACTTCCTTGCTTTAGACGCGCTATTGAAATCGAGCCGAGCTTTAGCTATGCCTGGAATGGTTTAGCCAATGCGCTTAGAGACTTAGGACAATATGAACAAGCAATAGAAGCTTACCAACGCGCTATCGTAATCGAGCCGAATTTTAGCTATGCCTGGAATGGTTTAGCCAATGCGCTCACAAACTTAGGACAATATGAACAAGCGATAGCTGCCTGTAAGAAGGTAATTCAGATTGACCCAAACTTGTATCAAGCCCATCATAACTTAGGTAATGCACTCAGAAATTTGCAACGTTATGAAGAGGCGATCGCTTCCTATGACCGCGCCATTAACCTTAAAAATGACTACTATCAAGCTTGGCTTGACCGAGGGATAGCTGTATCATATTCAACTGGGGCTAAGTCTATATTTACTTCCTTTAGTCCTCTCGCAATTAAGCACCCTGGACTAAACAACCGAGGCTTTGAAGGAGCCTTAATTAACTATCAAGAAGGGCTAAAATATATTCATCAAGATACTCATCCTGAAGGTTGGGGCCAATTACATAAAGCTATTGGCAATGCTTACTATGAACAAGGGCAAACAAATTACAAACCTCGTCCATATTGTGTTCAAGCAGTTGCCAGTTATCATAAAGCACTTCAATCTTTAACTTCATCCGCCTTCCCTATACTCCATTTAGAGGTTTTGAAAGATCTGATCAAAGCCTTGTTAAATTTGCGTCTAACTGCTGAAGCAGAAGAACTGGGGCAACGCGGCACCGACTTATTACAACGCTTGCTAGCTAATTTAACGTCTAATGAAGCTAAAAAACAACTAGCTCTTAAATTTGCAACTTTTAATGACTGTACTGTTACTCGGTTGATAGAAGATGGCCAGATAGTGCGAGCTTTGGAACTAGCAGAAAATAACAAAAATAGCGTTTTAAATTGGTTGCTATACTCTAGGAAGGAAGCAATTAATAGCCCAAAATGGAATGAAATTCAACAACTCCTGAGTCCCTCAACAGCCGCTATTTATTGGTATATTAGTCCTGTTTCTCTAACGACATTCATCCTCAAGTATAACATTGCAACACCTATCGTATTGACAACAACCAATTCCAACGACTATCAACGCCTACAACAGTTTGAAAGCTTGGTGAACATTTGGAAGCAAGAATACGATCTTTACAGAGAATTTAAACAGAGAAAAGCGACCTCTAGTTGGCGCGATAAATTGCCAGATCTACTTAAGCAATTGGCTCATATTCTCAATATCCCCGCTATCCATTCGGCTCTAACTGATATTAAGCAGATAATATTAATTCCACATCACGATTTACACTGGTTTCCTATCCATGCGTTGTTTATAGATAATTTTATAGTTAGCTATCTGCCAAGTATTCAAATGGGCTTAAATTTACAAAAGATATCCAGTAATCCTAATACCAGCCTGTTCAGTGTGGAATCTTTAGATGATTTATTTACTCACATAGAAGTCGAATTAATTAACCAATTCTTTCCCAATAGTACGCGCTTATATGGAAATCAAGTCACTGAACATAGTGTCCAAACATTATTACAAAAGCCACACAGTATATTTCATTTTTCTGGACATACTGCTCATAACTTCTCTAATCCGCAAGAATCAGCTTTGTATTTAAATGAGACAGAGAAACTGACTGTTAGAGATATACTTAAAATTGACCTCAGCAGTTATCGACTGGTGTGCCTTTCCGGGAGCGAAACTGCTATTACTGGCAACCAAAGCGTGTTGGCTGAATATGTTGGTTTAGTTAGTGCCTTCATTGGTTCTGGTGTAGCTCATGTAGTTAGTAGCCTCTGGCCAGTGGACTCAGCAGCCACTGCTTTATTGATGATTTACTTCTACCAACAACTTAAAGCAGGAAATACTGAAGTAGCTGCCTTAGCAATAGCACAGAGATGGATTCGTAATGTCACTTATGGAGAATTAATAGAGTGGTATCAAGGGGAAATTGCTAAACTCTCTGAAGATGCAAGCTTAAACTTACGTACAATTTTAGAAACCGAGCTTGAACGCCTCAATAGATTGGAACAAGACCATAAACCCTTCAATCACCCTTATTACTGGGCTGCTTTTACAATCACTGGCACTGTAGAGGAAAAAGTAGTTCGATTGAAAGAATGGATGAATAACTCTTTTGATGATCAGTGGAAGTCTACAAAGGAGATATTTGGGGATGGTAATGAAAATTTGGCTTTTTGATAAGGTTTTCTTGACTGATCTTTTGGAGTTGTAAACGCATAGGCGTTCATTTTAGAACCAAAGAAAACCTCAAAATCCTCTCCCGTCAACAATATCCCTTCGCCGCACCGCACTACTGTGCAGGTTTCATCAGTTCCGGTTTGCGCTAACTCTCCCCCACACCTCGCATAAAACCAAAGGTTTGTCACGATACATCCCTAGCAGAGTTAAACCAGACAAACCCTATGCCTAGACCCCAGCAAATCGATCGCATCATTCAACAGCGTCAACCCCTAGCCCAAAAAATCACCAAAGTTGAAGCACAACTCAACCAACTTTCCACATTACTCAGCGAACTACAAACCTACTGCTTAAGCTTACTCACCCAACTCCCCGACCCAGTAGCGATCGCCCAACTCCAACAAATCGATCTAGTAAACCTCAACAAACTCATTGTCACCGAACTCAAAACCCTCAGCAAGCTCAAAACCCGCTTTTCCCGTCCTACCCTCAATATAGGCGTTGTCGGACGGGCGCGACAAGGCAAAAGTCGCTTTCTGCAAACCCTCAGCGGACTGACAGCAGCAGAAATTCCCGATGGCGATCGCCTCCACTGCACCGGAGTAAGCAGTACAATTCATCACAATCCCAACCCCAACGAACCAGCCTACGGTTTAGTTTGGTTTCATTCCGAACAATCGTTCCTCGAAGAAATCATCCATCCCTACTACGAAAAACTGCGTCTGGGTACTCCCCCCGCCACCTTGCAAGATTTCGCCCAACAACCTCTTCCTTCCCTACCAGGCGACTTGAAAATTTATGCTGCACCGAAAGCGATGCACGAACATTTAACCGATTATCGCGACAAACTAGGGAAATATTACGGGGTAAAGCCGAGATACGCGCAAAATAGGACACGATGTAAAGTTTTGTAAAGAACTCGTCGGCCCAGGCTGAATTCTCGTTCCTCAGAACACCAGCGTCATCCCCTCATCTAACGCCTGCGGCACCACATCCAAATCAATCAGG
Coding sequences within:
- a CDS encoding CHAT domain-containing protein, whose protein sequence is MDEERLQSYLNLINQLLTCENGQEPDILRRNQALIDAGLVQAMERVAGVLTQRGDSQQAEWLRQLANQLELGLASPPRLEKTEDRLVYRQVRSFEERFGKPHLYLAYHAAFPLALTPDLLYKIWANFQRDIEDKLLNIPWEAVADVLLSGFCKEVGGEELYEMDLAVRNVLLNELKANPRFGEERLKNLSEFVLEYIQEQIHSDDSNIRDFAQVQKWTALAYTKPDKAARELALALREKLQEQNKAELVRMASVVETLAEPLVGFEPLLVYSRGMGKLARGDKEEAFVKFRELGELGDWVRVKGVSLPVPSDSSVDKNDVIEDLIFRLEWSAINTQNKQAYINLIQLLINCPNGEEVNILTNYPNLVDRALVETIEQLASVIAKQGEQNLANFLIDMAGKLANVLDEVVIRKHQVTVSKASLENSLELLAENAEQWFNRGINEYEAGNLNDALPCFRRAIEIEPSFSYAWNGLANALRDLGQYEQAIEAYQRAIVIEPNFSYAWNGLANALTNLGQYEQAIAACKKVIQIDPNLYQAHHNLGNALRNLQRYEEAIASYDRAINLKNDYYQAWLDRGIAVSYSTGAKSIFTSFSPLAIKHPGLNNRGFEGALINYQEGLKYIHQDTHPEGWGQLHKAIGNAYYEQGQTNYKPRPYCVQAVASYHKALQSLTSSAFPILHLEVLKDLIKALLNLRLTAEAEELGQRGTDLLQRLLANLTSNEAKKQLALKFATFNDCTVTRLIEDGQIVRALELAENNKNSVLNWLLYSRKEAINSPKWNEIQQLLSPSTAAIYWYISPVSLTTFILKYNIATPIVLTTTNSNDYQRLQQFESLVNIWKQEYDLYREFKQRKATSSWRDKLPDLLKQLAHILNIPAIHSALTDIKQIILIPHHDLHWFPIHALFIDNFIVSYLPSIQMGLNLQKISSNPNTSLFSVESLDDLFTHIEVELINQFFPNSTRLYGNQVTEHSVQTLLQKPHSIFHFSGHTAHNFSNPQESALYLNETEKLTVRDILKIDLSSYRLVCLSGSETAITGNQSVLAEYVGLVSAFIGSGVAHVVSSLWPVDSAATALLMIYFYQQLKAGNTEVAALAIAQRWIRNVTYGELIEWYQGEIAKLSEDASLNLRTILETELERLNRLEQDHKPFNHPYYWAAFTITGTVEEKVVRLKEWMNNSFDDQWKSTKEIFGDGNENLAF